One genomic window of Nicotiana sylvestris chromosome 10, ASM39365v2, whole genome shotgun sequence includes the following:
- the LOC138879133 gene encoding uncharacterized protein yields MGTYTAREARMQQYLAKVRDLIKRFQTWKVTLIPRDENVEADALANLASAADVESNENASVIHLFHSVLDLNKKEIKRITSTPYHPVGNGEAESTNKVIINNLKRRLDESKGNWPEVLLGVLWAYRTTAKTITGETPFSLVYGAEALIIVEIGEPSLRFTQATEESNDEEMRVNLDLLERRRESALIRMVAQKQVIERYYNRRACLRFFKIGDFVLKKVFQSTKAANAGKLSPT; encoded by the exons atggggacttatacggccagggaagcaaggatgcagcaATACTTAGCGAAGGTACGAGATTTGATAAAGCGATTTCAAACCTGGAAAGTAACATtaataccaagggatgaaaatgttgaagctgacgccctagctaatcttgcatctgcgGCAGACGTGGaaagcaatgaaaatgcttcagttattcatttgtttcattcagttctcgaCCTCAATAAGaaagag attaaaaggattacATCTACGCCTTATCATCCGGTAGGTAATGGGGaagcagaatcaacaaataaagtcattatcaacaatttgaagaGGCGTTTAGACGaatcaaaaggtaattggccagaagtATTActtggtgttttatgggcatatcgcacaaccgCAAAAACAATcacaggagaaacaccattttcgttGGTTTATGGAGCAGAAGCTTTAATTATCgttgagataggagagccaagTTTGAGGTTTACGCAGGCAACAGAAGAGTCTAATGACGAAGAAATGCGTGTaaatcttgatttacttgaaAGAAGACGGGAAtctgcattaataagaatggtAGCACagaagcaagtcatagaacggtactacaaccgaagagcatgcctcagattcttcaaaattggggacttcgtgctcaaaaaggtttttcaatctacgaaggcagctaatgcgggtaaattaagtccaacatag